CATTCTCACATTGCAAATAAGTTGACCTTCGCAGGTGCCGGGCCGATTGCGCCGGGCATGCTTTCGGTTCTCGACATCTTCAGGATCGGGATTGGCCCCTCATCCTCCCACACGGTTGGGCCCATGCGCATCGGGGCGATGTTCCTGCGCGCGCTGGCAAAGCGCGGGAAGCTGGGCCGCACGCAGCGTGTGGCGGTGGAGCTGCAGGGCTCGCTTGCGCTTACCGGCGTGGGTCATGGCACGGTGGATGCCAGCGTGCTGGGCCTTGCCGGCTTCGAGCCGGAGGAAACCTGCCCGGACGAGGCTGCCGCCACGCTCGCCGCCATCCGCGAAAGCGGCCGGCTGAAGCTGGGCGGGCGGCGCGAGATCGCTTTCGACATCGCGGCGGACATTGACCTTGCCGGGCACATCATCCCGGCGCTGCATCCCAATGGCATGAAGCTGGCGGCTTACGATGCCGATGGCGAATGCCTGATTTCGCGCACCTATTATTCGACCGGCGGCGGCTTCGTCGCATCCGAGGCGCAGCTGAAGCGCAAGCCGAAGGACGACCGCGTGGCCACCGGCACCAGCGTGCCGCACGATTTCGCCTCTGCCGCCGATCTGCTTGCCGCCTGCGAGGCCACCGGCAAGTCCATCGCCGACATCGTGCTGGCGAATGAGGACGCGATGCGCCCGCGCGAGGAGACGCTGGCGGGCATCGACCTGATCGCGCAGGCCATGGACCGCTGTATCGACCGCGGCCTGCGCCAGCGCGGTATCCTGCCCGGCGGCCTGAAAGTGGCCCGCCGCGCGCCGGACCTGTGGGACAAGCTGTCAGGCAATCCGCAATCGAACGAGCGCGAGCAACTGTTCGACTGGCTCAATTGCTATGCCATGGCGGTGAATGAGGAGAATGCCGCAGGGGGCCGCGTGGTCACTGCGCCAACCAATGGCGCGGCCGGCATCATTCCCGCTGTCATCCGATTCTATTGCCAGACGAGCGACGAGCAGCCCTGCACGCAGAGCCGCCGCACGTTCCTGCTCACAGCCGGGGCCATCGGCCTGCTTTACAAGCAGCGCGCGAGCATCTCGGGCGCGGAGATGGGCTGCCAGGGCGAGGTTGGCGTGGCCTGTTCCATGGCCGCGGGCGGTCTCGCCGCATTATGGTCCGGCAGCCCCATGCAGGTCGCCTGCGCGGCGGAAATCGGCATGGAGCACAATCTGGGCCTCACCTGCGATCCGGTGGGCGGCCTGGTGCAGGTTCCCTGTATCGAGCGCAACGCCATCGGCGCGGTGAAGGCCGTGAACGCCGCGCGGCTGGCGCTGCATCGCACCGGCACCGACAGCTGCGTCAGCCTGGACCAGGTGATCGAGACGATGCGCCAGACCGGGCTCGACATGTCCAGCAAGTACAAGGAAACCAGCCAGGGCGGGCTGGCGGTGAACGTCATCGAGTGCTGAGCTGACCCAGCCCAACTGACCCCGTCCGCCTGGCCCCGCCCGCCTGATCCGCATACGAAAAATCCCGGCCAGCGGGGGGCTGACCGGGATACAATCGGGGGGATTGGGGAACCGGGCGACGATTGGGAGAGGGGGAGGAGGTCGCCGCCCGGCTATGCCAACCATTTAGTCTTGCGCTTCTTGCAACACCATCGCAAAGACTGCACCACGTGTTGAGTAAAACGCAACGGTCTCGCGCCGGCATTTGCGAGCGGCTTGGGGATGTCCGCACGCCGCCCGCTTGTCGCATCCGCGCCGCCATCCTATCGCCCGCTGATGGACCAAGATCATCTCCCCGATTCCATCCTCATCGTCGATTTCGGCAGCCAGGTGACGCAGCTGATCGCGCGCCGCGTGCGCGAGGCGGGCGTCTATTCCGAAATCGCCCCTTACTCGAAAGCTGTGGAGGCATTCGAGCGGATGAATCCCAAGGGCATCATCCTGTCCGGCGGCCCCGCCAGCGTGAATGACGAGGACCCGCCGCTGGCGCCCGAAGCCTTTTACGAGGCCGGCCTGCCGATCCTGGGCATCTGCTATGGCCAGCAGGTGATGACGCACCAGCTGGGCGGCAAGGTGCTGAGCCACGACATGGGCGAGTTCGGCCGCGCCTTCGTGGAAGTGAAGAGCGACTGCACCCTGTTCGACGGCATGTGGCAGGTGGGCGAGAAGCACCAGGTGTGGATGAGCCACGGCGACAAGGTGGTGGAGCTGGCCGATGGCTTCACGCCGGTCGGCACCAGCGACGGCGCGCCTTTCGCGGTTACCTGTAACGAGGCGAAGCGCTTCTACGGCATCCAGTTCCACCCCGAAGTGGTCCACACGCCTGATGGCGCGAAACTGATCGCCAATTTCGTGCGCCATGTCTGCGGCCTCGCGGGCGACTGGACCATGGCCGAATATCGCGAGACCAAGGTCGCCGAGATCCGCGAGCAGGTGGGCGTTGGGGAGCATGGGGGCAAGGTTATCTGCGGCCTGTCCGGCGGGGTCGACAGCTCCGTCGCTGCCATCCTGATCCACGAGGCGATCGGCGACCAGCTGACCTGCGTCTTCGTCGATCACGGCCTCCTGCGCATGAACGAGCGCGAACAGGTAGAGACGCTGTTCCGCGACCATTACAACATCCCGCTCGTGGTGGTGGACGCGGAGGAACGCTTCATGGCGGGGCTCGCTGGCGTCACCGACCCGGAAAAGAAGCGCAAGTTCATCGGCGGCGAATTCATCGCCGTGTTCGAGGAAGAGGCGAAGAAGCTGGGCGGGGCGGATTTCCTCGCGCAGGGCACGCTCTATCCCGACGTGATCGAATCGGTTTCGTTTACGGGCGGCCCGAGTGTCACGATCAAGAGCCACCACAATGTCGGCGGCCTGCCCGAACGCATGAATATGAAGCTGGTCGAGCCCTTGCGCGAGCTGTTCAAGGACGAAGTGCGCGAGCTGGGCCGCGAGCTCGGCCTCAACGACCAGTTCGTGGGCCGCCACCCCTTCCCCGGCCCCGGCCTAGCCATCCGCATACCGGGCGAGGTGGACAAGGCGCGCTGCGACATCCTGCGCAAGGCCGACGCGATCTACCTCGAGGAAATCCGTAATGCGGGCCTCTACGACGCGATCTGGCAGGCCTTTGCCGTGTTGCTGCCGGTCAAGACCGTGGGCGTGATGGGTGACCACCGCACCTACGACAGCGTCTGTGCCTTACGCGCCGTGACCAGCACCGACGGCATGACGGCGGACGTCTATCCCTTCGACGCGCAGTTCCTGACCAATGTGGCAACCCGCATCGTGAACGAGGTGAAGGGCATCAACCGCGTGGTCTACGACTACACCAGCAAGCCGCCAGGGACGATTGAGTGGGAGTGAGACGCAGCTCCCCCTCGCGTCAGTCTTGCTCGGCGCCCTCCCGCGCGGCGACCAGTTCGGCCCTGACGCGGTACACCAGCTCCGACAGAACGCCGTTAGCCTCGGGCGTGACGCGATTGGTCACTGCGTAAATGCCCAGGTCATCCTGCGGGAACAGGATCATGACGTTGCGGACATTTGCATAGCCACCATCATGGCGGAAGGTCAGCGAGCCCTGCGGTCGCTCGATCGCCCACCAGGATGAG
This genomic interval from Paraurantiacibacter namhicola contains the following:
- a CDS encoding L-serine ammonia-lyase; amino-acid sequence: MLSVLDIFRIGIGPSSSHTVGPMRIGAMFLRALAKRGKLGRTQRVAVELQGSLALTGVGHGTVDASVLGLAGFEPEETCPDEAAATLAAIRESGRLKLGGRREIAFDIAADIDLAGHIIPALHPNGMKLAAYDADGECLISRTYYSTGGGFVASEAQLKRKPKDDRVATGTSVPHDFASAADLLAACEATGKSIADIVLANEDAMRPREETLAGIDLIAQAMDRCIDRGLRQRGILPGGLKVARRAPDLWDKLSGNPQSNEREQLFDWLNCYAMAVNEENAAGGRVVTAPTNGAAGIIPAVIRFYCQTSDEQPCTQSRRTFLLTAGAIGLLYKQRASISGAEMGCQGEVGVACSMAAGGLAALWSGSPMQVACAAEIGMEHNLGLTCDPVGGLVQVPCIERNAIGAVKAVNAARLALHRTGTDSCVSLDQVIETMRQTGLDMSSKYKETSQGGLAVNVIEC
- the guaA gene encoding glutamine-hydrolyzing GMP synthase, with product MDQDHLPDSILIVDFGSQVTQLIARRVREAGVYSEIAPYSKAVEAFERMNPKGIILSGGPASVNDEDPPLAPEAFYEAGLPILGICYGQQVMTHQLGGKVLSHDMGEFGRAFVEVKSDCTLFDGMWQVGEKHQVWMSHGDKVVELADGFTPVGTSDGAPFAVTCNEAKRFYGIQFHPEVVHTPDGAKLIANFVRHVCGLAGDWTMAEYRETKVAEIREQVGVGEHGGKVICGLSGGVDSSVAAILIHEAIGDQLTCVFVDHGLLRMNEREQVETLFRDHYNIPLVVVDAEERFMAGLAGVTDPEKKRKFIGGEFIAVFEEEAKKLGGADFLAQGTLYPDVIESVSFTGGPSVTIKSHHNVGGLPERMNMKLVEPLRELFKDEVRELGRELGLNDQFVGRHPFPGPGLAIRIPGEVDKARCDILRKADAIYLEEIRNAGLYDAIWQAFAVLLPVKTVGVMGDHRTYDSVCALRAVTSTDGMTADVYPFDAQFLTNVATRIVNEVKGINRVVYDYTSKPPGTIEWE